CGATGCCGACGCTCGAGGGAGCGTGCACGCTCTTCACCGGGGCGGACACGATCCTGAGCGAGCGCGACTACGGCCAGGGGATCACCATCGCGGTGGTCGAGGTCGGCGCGGTCGACCCGGCCCAGCTGGCGGCATTCAGCGCGCTCACGTTCCCGAGCGGGACGTACCCCAACGGGCTCACCACGAACCTCCTGGACCGGCTGACCTACATCGACCTGGGCGCGTCGAGCCTCTCCGAGGCGATCGACCAGGGAGCCGACTACGGCTGGTACATCGAGACCGCGCTCGACATCGAGTACGCGGCGACGATGGCCCCCGAGGCCCACATCGATCTGGTCTCCGTACCGGACCCGAACTTCTCGGCGTTCGATGAGGCGTACAGCTTCATCAGCGCGAACCTCGTGGGCAAGCAGGTCTGCGACATCCCGTCGACGGACCCGGTCTTCGGGCCGGTCTTCGTCTACGGCGCGACGTCGGACTCCAACGGAGGCAGCGCGTGCCAGGTTTCGATCACCTCGAACAGCTACGGCTCGGGTGAGACGTACACCACGTACTTCGGCTCGCCGATGTACGTGACGTACACGAGCCAGCTCCTCGAGGAGCTGTCGATCCAGGGCGTGACGAGCTTCTTCGCGAACGGCGACAGCGGCGGTGTCTACGCCGTGGTCGAGGACTTCATGCCGGCCGACTCCCCGACGACGATCTCGGTGGGCGGCGGGCAGATGACCGCCGACGATCAAGGTGTGCTGTTCCCCAACACGAACAAGTACGCCTTCCTCGAGGACTTCAGCGAGGAGTTCTGCTACGAGTACTGCTGCTACAGTTACGAAGAGGGTAACTGGGTGGAGGTCGCGCCGGTGACCAGCCTGTACAGCTACACGTACTGGGCGTACCCATCGTACGACGGAACGTTCAGTGGCGAGGTCGGTGGCGGATTCGGTCAGTCGATCGAGTCGCCGCAGGCCTGGTACCAGGCCGGCAACGGCACGTACGTGGACGGCGCGCGCATTGACCCGACGATCTCGAACGCTGCGGCGTTCAACGAGAGCATCTACTACAATGCGTGCGGTCCGACCTACTTCCTGCCCGAGGGCTGGTGCGAGGGGCCGTGGAACTACCTCTACGGCGGAACCTCGTTCGCGACGCCCATCAGCGCAGGCGGGTGGGCGCTCATCGAGGAGCAGGTCGTGCAGAAGTACGGTGCGGGTAGCCAGTACATGGGCGACATCGGTCCCCTCCTTGCCGAGACGTCGAACGCTTGGCAGGCGGGCGCGACCACGGTCAACCCGTGGGTCCCGATGACGAACATGGGCGTGGACAACGGCGACATCGGCGACTGGGCGCCGTTCAACTCGTTTACCTGGTACTACACCAACCTGTCCATCGAGGTGCCCAACTCCGTCGACCACCCGTGGTTCGCGGACAGCATCTTCAACCCGGCGATCCCGCCGGGCTGGACGGACGGCAAGTTCTTCGGCGGCGCCTCGGTCTGGAACAACCTCCAGGGATGGGGCGTCTGGGACTTGGACGTCTTGGACGGACTGCTCGTTGGAGCCACGGACTCGCAGCACGCGCTGATCACGGACCCCTGGTTCGTGGAAGTCGTCACCCCCACCGGTCTCCAGGACATCTCGGAGCTGTGGTGCGGTGAGACCTACACGTTCGAGATCGTGAGCACGGCCGCGCTCGGCAACGCACCGTTCAGCGTGATCGCGTACTCGGGAACCCCCGAGGACGGGACCGCCTACGGTGGCGGGACGACCCAGGTCATCTCCGTGACCGGATCGCCCTGGACGTTCGAGTACACGCCGCTCGCGCCTCCGTCGTCGGTATCCGGGCCCAACGCGCTGAACAACAGCGGTTGGCACTACGGCTACTTCCTGACGATCCAGGAGGGCTCGAACCCGATCCTGGGCGGCAACGCGTGGAACTTCCAGCAGTTCGCGTGCAACGTGCAGCCGGTGGGCTCGCTGAACCTGTGTATCTCTGACGTGGAGGACATCTGCCAGACGTCCGTCGCCGAGGAGACCATGTTCAACACCTACGACCTCGAGGGCGAGTACAACCTCCAGGGACAGGCGAACGCGCTCGTGACGCTGACGGAAACCGACGGCCTGACCACCCCGGTCGAGTCGGCGAGCGTGGTCCAGACCTCCGTGGTCACGGACTACTACTCGCAGGACCCGACGCTGAACCCCGCGACCTACGCTCCGGGCGTGGTGATCGGTAACTACCTGACGGACTCGAAGGGGACCGCCGACATCTGGGACAACGCGTTCATCGCGGAGGCCAGCTGTCAGACCCCGGCGACCGGACTCGACAACGAGTACGGCCTCGACACCGACGGATCCCAACCGGTGATCCCGCCGGTCTGTCTCGAGACGCAGGTCTACACGATCACGGCGTACTTCAACGGCCTTGTCTCGAACACCGTGACGGTCTACGTGGAACCGCAGATGGGCTCGTTCTATCCGCAGTTCAGCTTCTCCGACACGACCGTGACGGGCTTCGTGGAGTTCGCCGGCATGACCAACGTCCAGTGGGTCAATGTCTCGGTGGGTGGCGCTCCGGGCGAGTTCGACAACGTCAGCTTCCTGCCCGCGTGCGCGTGGCCGGGTATCGTCTCGACGACCGGCAGCGATGGGCTCACGTTCTTCCCGGAGGACCCCGGGAACTACTGTGCCACATCGGGTGCGAGCGTGCCGCCGACCGGCGACACTCCGCAGCAGGTCTGCCAGACGGGCGACCCGTCCGCGTTCTACAACCAGGAGGACTGGCTCTGCGGCAGCGGTGTTCGTGAGGGCGTGATCGAGATCGATCTCGCGCTCCCGACCTCCGGCCCGGTGACGGTCTCGATGGTGGCGGTCGGATGGAACGACCTGTCGATCAACGAGGGCTGTTTCGAGGAAGAGTGCTTCGTCTTCCCCGATGTCCAGTACGGCATCTACTGGTCGGACCCGTACACCTACGTGCCGTCGGGCCTGTCGCTCTCCGCCACGGGAACCGTGACGGGCATCGACACGGTCTCCTGGCACGGCTCGGCGTTCGCGGGTGCGGTCGGCACGCTGTCGCTGGTCTCGGGAGGGACCTCGCAAGTGCTCGCCTCCTACGCGCTCTCGCCCGGTGACGCGACGAGCGGCACCTACGCGCTGAACACGGCGAACCTCCTCGACGGGAGCTACTCGGTGGTCTTCACCGAGAAAGCGCCCGGCGCGGTGGCCTCCACCAACTCGGTGACCATCTACGCGGCCAACCAGGCCGCGGACGCCAGCGCCCTGGTCGCCCAGCTGGAAGCCGAGCTCAGTGCGGACGCGACGACGATCGCCTCGCTGAAC
This is a stretch of genomic DNA from Thermoplasmata archaeon. It encodes these proteins:
- a CDS encoding protease pro-enzyme activation domain-containing protein, with product MPPTLASYYSLAPDPSAFSSSAQVQIEVGLTPQKSLNSIETAISNPASTSYHDFLTPSEIASQAGVPASTYASIVAYFSSFGLTVETHPDLLSVSLSGTPAQLQKAFHTQVDSFALSYSNPDYYNPVFDKVTGEQEVTVGGQPFETPIWTSEPYTFYANVGDLSLPAGIAKYVDAVTGFGIQLAQPQVQAMYATSPGELTSSTQVFNTTNGSWSQTYGDDWGEGGYHYQDPFSLNGNCAANYSWFYEGDEATQLFFPSTMPTLEGACTLFTGADTILSERDYGQGITIAVVEVGAVDPAQLAAFSALTFPSGTYPNGLTTNLLDRLTYIDLGASSLSEAIDQGADYGWYIETALDIEYAATMAPEAHIDLVSVPDPNFSAFDEAYSFISANLVGKQVCDIPSTDPVFGPVFVYGATSDSNGGSACQVSITSNSYGSGETYTTYFGSPMYVTYTSQLLEELSIQGVTSFFANGDSGGVYAVVEDFMPADSPTTISVGGGQMTADDQGVLFPNTNKYAFLEDFSEEFCYEYCCYSYEEGNWVEVAPVTSLYSYTYWAYPSYDGTFSGEVGGGFGQSIESPQAWYQAGNGTYVDGARIDPTISNAAAFNESIYYNACGPTYFLPEGWCEGPWNYLYGGTSFATPISAGGWALIEEQVVQKYGAGSQYMGDIGPLLAETSNAWQAGATTVNPWVPMTNMGVDNGDIGDWAPFNSFTWYYTNLSIEVPNSVDHPWFADSIFNPAIPPGWTDGKFFGGASVWNNLQGWGVWDLDVLDGLLVGATDSQHALITDPWFVEVVTPTGLQDISELWCGETYTFEIVSTAALGNAPFSVIAYSGTPEDGTAYGGGTTQVISVTGSPWTFEYTPLAPPSSVSGPNALNNSGWHYGYFLTIQEGSNPILGGNAWNFQQFACNVQPVGSLNLCISDVEDICQTSVAEETMFNTYDLEGEYNLQGQANALVTLTETDGLTTPVESASVVQTSVVTDYYSQDPTLNPATYAPGVVIGNYLTDSKGTADIWDNAFIAEASCQTPATGLDNEYGLDTDGSQPVIPPVCLETQVYTITAYFNGLVSNTVTVYVEPQMGSFYPQFSFSDTTVTGFVEFAGMTNVQWVNVSVGGAPGEFDNVSFLPACAWPGIVSTTGSDGLTFFPEDPGNYCATSGASVPPTGDTPQQVCQTGDPSAFYNQEDWLCGSGVREGVIEIDLALPTSGPVTVSMVAVGWNDLSINEGCFEEECFVFPDVQYGIYWSDPYTYVPSGLSLSATGTVTGIDTVSWHGSAFAGAVGTLSLVSGGTSQVLASYALSPGDATSGTYALNTANLLDGSYSVVFTEKAPGAVASTNSVTIYAANQAADASALVAQLEAELSADATTIASLNAEVASLQASLSADNATIASLQSQVSSLQGQVSTLSGQLAAAQAQVTSLSAQISALQAQNSADAAQIAQLQSALAAAQATVSSDQTQIAQLQSTINTLQAELNQKKGTIAPAWYDTSLGGGLIVGLIALAAIVGVVGTYAVMRRGRRVEEPSIQAPEQPAAAPYGFAPSSGSGPSPRGDEVDQNLEQVRRAVARSISQSVAVQQRLVERGQFERAAQLNAASRELADAYKDLYR